One genomic region from Cardinium endosymbiont of Dermatophagoides farinae encodes:
- a CDS encoding deoxyribonuclease IV: MEIPSAIDANRPLIGAHTSTQEGLHNALLHGAAIGATTIQLFTSNQRQWLGRPLSKAILDKWYDTLEATAIRQVMSHASYLINLGSNKEALLTKSRAAFVEEVTRCLALKISYLNFHPGAATGDSIAACLDRIIASLSALEPLFQQETTLRLLMETTAGQGSTVGHSFEQLTYIIERIKGVVPIGVCIDTCHIFAAGYDIRTLDGWEDTLTQFESIVGLNHLYALHVNDSMMPFGSRKDRHANLGDGAIGMACFKAMMQHPKLRMVPKYLETPNGAAMWTKEIALLQSFY, from the coding sequence TACGCAAGAGGGGCTGCACAATGCGTTACTCCATGGTGCAGCAATAGGTGCGACTACGATACAGCTTTTTACCAGCAATCAGCGCCAATGGCTAGGTAGGCCATTAAGCAAAGCAATATTAGACAAATGGTACGATACGCTAGAGGCTACTGCTATAAGACAGGTGATGAGCCATGCCAGTTATCTGATCAATCTTGGTTCTAACAAAGAGGCCTTATTAACCAAAAGTCGTGCTGCTTTTGTGGAAGAAGTAACCCGTTGTTTGGCTTTAAAAATTAGTTATTTAAACTTTCACCCAGGTGCTGCAACGGGTGACAGTATAGCCGCTTGTTTAGACCGAATTATAGCAAGCTTATCTGCGCTTGAGCCGCTTTTTCAACAAGAAACGACTCTACGTTTGCTGATGGAAACAACCGCAGGCCAAGGCTCTACAGTTGGCCATTCCTTTGAACAGTTGACCTATATTATCGAGCGGATCAAAGGGGTAGTTCCTATTGGGGTTTGTATAGATACCTGCCATATCTTTGCAGCAGGGTATGACATTCGTACGCTCGATGGATGGGAAGATACCTTAACCCAGTTTGAATCAATCGTGGGGCTAAACCATCTTTATGCGCTACATGTCAATGACTCTATGATGCCGTTTGGTTCAAGAAAAGACCGACATGCCAACCTAGGGGATGGGGCAATAGGAATGGCTTGTTTTAAGGCTATGATGCAACATCCCAAACTTCGGATGGTGCCTAAATATCTAGAAACGCCTAATGGTGCAGCCATGTGGACAAAAGAAATAGCACTATTGCAAAGTTTCTATTAA